ACTGCTATTACACAGTTGTTTTGCATGTAGAAAACAGATGCGTGACTTGATAGGTCATGACATGGAGGAAATTTAAAtgtggaaaaagtgaaagaagagaatatgaaaaaactacatactgtatgatttcaactaCATGACACACTGGGAAATGAAGACATTTAAATATCAGTAGTTGTCAGGGAttaggggagagggaaggatgaaTAGGTGGCACACAATATTTTTAGGGTGGTGAAACTACTcagtatgatactataatggtgaaTACACATTATACATTTATCcaatgtataatattataaatgtattatacatttatacaatgcACAACACCAAGAGCTGACCCTAAGGTAaattatggactttgggtgacgTATTAATTTAGATTCATCAACTGCAACAAAGGTACCACTCTGGGGGGGAATACTGATAATGGGGAGAGGTTATGCACGTGCAGGTGTAGAGTGTGAGGGAAATCTATGTACCTTCATAACTTTTGCTGTGAACATAAAactgtgccaaaaaaaaaaaagtctactaaAAAACAAGCATAAAGAAAATGGTGAAACGGTGTAACCTGAGAGAAgagtaaggaaaaataaatctgcaAAATAATTTATCTGCCTAGCACTATAGAGTGCAAAACACGAAGTCTAAGTCGGACAACTTGTGCTGACGCCCTGCTTGCTCACAAAGTTACTAGGTGACCTTCAGCAACCTACCTCACCTTTCtggcgtgctcagtcgcttcagtcatgtctgactctttgcgaccctatggactatagcccatcagatccctctgtccatgggattttccaggcaagaataatggagtgggttgccatgccctcctccaggagatcttaccgacccagggattgaaccggtctcttgcactgcaggcggattctttacctatgAGCCACGGGGAAGCCCTCACCTTTCTGGATCTCCGtttgaaaatgctttaaaatgtgcCGGTTAAAATGATCTCTAACTTCTTTTCCGGCCCTAAAATCACAGCTTTATACCTAAGGATCCACCCCTACTTTCTCTTTCAACCCAGAACCACCACCCTCGCCTAAACCTTGTTCTTACTCAACTGCATACTTTCTGACGTTCCCGCTGGATCTTAAAACACAGCAACTGGTCCCCGTGACGGCGAAACTAAACAGAGGGGGTGGAAGACTGAACTCTGAGGGGGGAAAAATGTACGTAAGCCCAGAAGTTCCACAGCCACGGGCAGTAATGTGAAGAAGGAAGATACGGATGGGTAAAACTGACGCTACGTAGCGACGGCGGAAGCgggaggagggtggggtgagGCCGAGAGCCGATTGGATGGCTGAGGAGGCGGGGCCTACGCTCACAGCGCTAGGAAGAACGAGGGAGGAACCAGGGATGCTGCGCGCGCGTCTCTCGCTGGTTTCTGCTCCCTGGCTTCCCTTCCCCGGAGGCTGGAGGGCGGGTCGTCGGGCGTGCCGACGCCGGGTGACGTCACAAGGGGCGGGGCGACCCGAGGGTCCTGCGGGCGCGCGGGCGCGTTCCGCAGTCGGTGTTTGGGACGCTGGGTGTTCGGTGACTCGGTCTCTGCTCCGGGTTCGCTGTTACAGCCCAACCCTCCCCGGAGTCCGGGACGGACAGGGCACGCGCCCGTGTCTGTGTGTCAGCGGGACTCAGGACAGAGGCGTCCTCTCGctgcctttttttcttccttttatccaAAGAAGGGGGCAGTTCTCACGCTTGCCTTCCTGTCGCCCCGTTGGGAGCGGGGTTGGTGTGCGGAGTGGTtcgtctttttttcttttaaacttgtgagcgctttttttttttcccctcccccttttttAGGCTCAGTGCCGTCTGGACTGGTTTCCTCGGTCCCTGACTAACCGCTTTCTCCCCCTTCTCTCGCCACCCCCGCCCAAGGTCGCCCCTCCGCCCTCGCCCCTGGCCCGGGGTGGGTGGGAAGCTTTGTCCGGCTCCCTCCCCACCCGAGTCTCCGCAGCGTAGCCGCACCTGCCTCAATATGAACGGGGTCAGGGACCCCCCTCTTTTTATAAAAGATATTAAGCCCGGACTGAAAAACTTAAATGTCGTCTTTATTGTCCTGGAGATAGGTAAGTGAGGTCCGCAGCCCGCCCCGCCGCCCTGTGCGTCCCGGGACAGGAGGGAAGGGCACCGCCGCTGCGAGCCCggggctcccctccccctctcctccctcgcttctcccctcccccatccacgTGGCCCCGTTGGCCCCCGCCGGCTCGGTAGCCCGCCTGCGGCGAGAACCCGGGGCTCTGCCTCTACCCACCACCTTTCAGGTGCATTTTGATCCCGGAGGAGGAGTTAGCTTTTTGGAAGTCCTCATTATCTAATACACCCCTCcccctttgatttttaaatttttacaggACGCGTGACCAAAACCAAAGACGGCCATGAAGTGAGATCATGCAAAGTAGCAGATAAAACTGGCAGCATCACTATTTCCGTGTGGGATGAAATCGGAGGTCTTATACAGCCAGGGGATATTATTCGGTTGACCAGAGGGTAGGTGTGCTTAAAAGGGTTGGGGAATGAGTGCGCCTCCAAAGTAGGAGTCTGCAGAATCCGAGTTGGCTGACGCCCGGCTCCTTGGCAAGTTCTGGATAAAGTTTAGTGTTTTCTGTGGGCCACTCCGAGGATTTTTGAGCCCCATTGATATTAACCTGAGATGGTGGACGGCATTGGGATGTAACACCTTTGCCTTTAAAAGTTTCCCAGTTTCAGCTGGGAATCTAGCCACACCTTGTTTACAAATTAGGTAGGTTTTTAAATACCATTCTAGAATTATTCAGTCTTTTTAGTAGACTATTAAAACTGACATAGttaatatttcatcttttttctatATAATGTAGTTGTCACTTAGTTTATTTCCCCAACCTTTCCCCCTTTTAATAACTTTTGAAGTCTACCCATGTTTTATTTGTATACACATTTAGACCGTGTGTACTTAAATTGAGGTTGTAGCTGGAGAATTTAGCCGGTTTTGTAGTGTGTCAAATTTGTACACGGATGTAAAAATTGAAAGGAAGTTTACAATATCTGGAAGGTACATTCTTGAATATGATTCCTTTTGCCCACTGTTGTAAGGTCAGTGTTGCACAAAAACCAGAATGTTGTGCAGAAAATGTTTGACAGAAAGATATCTATGATACCTCTGTCCAAAAGAGTTACTTGGCagactggtttttaaaaatagtttagtaCATTCTTTtggaggggtggtgggggaggttaTAAGTTAGACTGCGTTTACCAAGATTTACCAAGTTTTTAACTTAGATAAAATGCTAGAGAAGGATCTTTAGATTTTGGAAGCTTTTTGGTTTACAGAATTATAATAATTCATTGGTCATAACTGTAGGAAAAGTGGGTGGAGATTGATGTTAGCTTAGTGAATAGAATCTCAGAAAAGTGTTGGATCACCCTGAAAGTAGGAACTTAAGAGCCCTTTAATAGTATCTTACAGGTCTTACAGCACCTTCAGGAAGTGAGGCAGAGTATCATCAAAGAAGGAAGTGAGAGTCAGGACttagacatttttttctcatacACTGTGACTCATGACACTGGTTAAGTCTTTTAAACTTCCACAGTTTTAACTTGCACAAAAGAGAATTTCTACCAGGGAGGGTAGGGTGAAAATTAGCATCATTAAAGTTTTTTGGCTGCCAAAGTATCTCATCCAGTGATTAGAAGTTATTTTATACACTATAAACAGCTTCTCATTTCGATTATCGCATATTTGCACATTAAATACTTAGATGTGTCCatcaaaaaaactgtggaaaaactgtcAGTAGCCAAGTAGTATCTGTAGGATCTTAAGAAGTATAGTTACCGAGGAGTACAGTGTAAAGAAAAGTTCAAACCCAAAGAAATCTACTATTTTCTAACTTCTGTTTAATCTTGAAGTTACTACGTTTtctcaacttttctgtaaaatgggaatcccaggtggtgctagtggtaatgaacctgtctgccagtgcaggagacattaagagacatgggttcagtccctgggttgggaagatccgctagagaaggatatagcaacccactccagtattcctgcccggagaatcctattaacagaggagcctggcagactacgacagtccgtggggtcacgaagagttggacacaactaaagcaacttagcacgcataccTTACTTACTAAAGTAACATATCCAGTGGAGTCTGGCCTATTTGTAAGGCCCTTAAATTCTTGTTAAATCTAACAACAGAAGCTTTGGAAGAAAGGTATACATCTCAATAATAGTAATTTGAATATTGACATGCATATCAGAAAATCCTGCAAACATTGATCTCATTCCTGAAATAAGTGAAAGTTAAATGTTTtagtgctgtaattcatgggattgcaaagagtcggacacaactgagcgactgaactgaactgttttagTTGCAGTAAGTTCAAATTTTCTCTCAAAGTAGGTGTTAATTTTTACCTTAATAAGGGAAGATATTAGTGCACTGTCTCCTCAGTTAGTTTTTTGTGTAACAGTGATGAATGGAATctttaataaataacatttactaAATGAGAAGAAATACATAATGTGAGACTAGAAGAATTTTATTAACTTGTATTAAAAGATAAACCATCACTGTACTTAGTTAAGTAATGCTTGGTTTTAATGTATCTTTCTAAATCATGAAACTTAATAGTAGTTGTACAAAGAAACAAGCCTTGGGCTTATTTTATAATACTAACATTTTTCATAGATTTGTGTATAAGATTATTTTGTCTAATGGTACTATTTGAATTCAAAATTGTTTACATGTTCAGCTGTTGTTGCTAAAAATAGGGaatttggaaaaacaaatcaGTGTAAgattatgatcttagttttttagcCCCTTCCTTGATTAAATATACTGAATTTTTAGTAACTTAGGAATAACACATGCTAGCCTGTTTTTAGAGgcaaaagaaaaactattttacCAATATCTGGTAGACCAATTACGTAAGTGTAAAATTAAACACTGGGATGTAGATGTTATATGTCCTGTGATTGAATAAAGTAATTTCTGATTAAGTCTCTGTAGTTTGAAAGTTCTCCCTTTGTTAATTGACTAAAGATGTGATCTTTGGAGTATAATAATGCTTCCTTTGCAAAAAGACTTCTATTTTCTAGGGTTAGTTATTTAATTATATCAAAATTTGGCAGTAGATTTTTCTTCACATTTAGTAAGTAACAAGTTAATCAATGGCAGAGACAGGGCTTGAGCCCTACCTGCACCCCAGTACAAAAAACACAGTATAAAAATTTACTGAAGTCGAAGGAAACAGATATTTCCATAGAActgatgtttcttttcttcctaggTATGCATCCATGTGGAAAGGATGTCTGACACTTTATACTGGAAGGGGTGGAGAACTTCAGAAAATTGGGGAGTAAgtattaaaatatgtttcataTAATTGAATAAATTACAGATAATATCAACAGAATAACTGGTAGGTATGAAGTATGCACCTCTTTTTTGACTGGTAGACTGAATGCTTCCAGCAGCTTAACTTTCTGTGTATGTGCTAGTTGAACAGCTATCAGTACTGTTTCCTGTGGTTGAGAATGTCAGTTTTTCCTGGCAAAGAGCATTAAGAAGCTGAACTTGAGACGATCCCCCGTGGGACCATTTCTGTCGGCTTTGGGAACGTTTATCTTTCAGGTGTCACAAGTACCATTTGAAGTAAACTCTGTCATCTAGTGAATTTTCAGTTAAGAAGCTGAGTATTAGTTTTAGGCAGtaagtttaatttttctctttctctgtttatgGGTGAATATGTACCCATATGTAAAGGGACTTGAAGCAGTGACAATTGAAGTCCTGTATTTATCCAGTCTAGGTACTGGACAGGCTGCCACAGTGTGAGCTTCCTAAACTACTACCATGGTAATCTCCACCTTGACTTGGAGGAACCATCCTCTCTAGGGGTGTAAAGGTAGTTCAGTCTCCACACTGGCCTAGACATTTGGGATGTACTCATGAAGTATGGTGTAGGCAGTGAACCAGACCATTAAGTCCATTCTACTTGGTTTATGCCTAGGACACCTACTTAATATCTATCAAAATAGAGGATATCTAAAGGGAGAAGCCACAAATGGCaccagaaaacaaaggaagaatgTTTTCTATACTGCAGGCATAAGATACTTTGGGAAGAATAAGCAgtctttgagcttttttttttttttaagcttttaaagataataaattgGTAACACTGCTTCCGCTAGGAGGAAAATTAGAGTTCACTTCTGTTCATATTTAGAGTAATGCTAGAGCAATGTGCTATGAGAGGTCTTAGCGTTAGTATTACAGAAAGATGTCGGATTCTGACTCAACCTTCACATACATGTACAGTATTTATAATAATGGAGGTCAGTTACATGAAGAACCACTGGAGGTCACTCAATGCATAGTGACTTTGTGTTGGGGTCAGTATAGGAGTTACCAAAACTGATTTTAATTTGTGGGTTGAGCTAAGAAATGCTTATGTGTAATGTTAACTAATATATACCATAGTCAGTTGATAAGGCTTGGGATAAACTGTTTTCTTGATAGCCAGTTGTCTTTTATTAATGCCTGTAAAATCCACTTTTAACCTTGAATGATTATCTTTGCAGATTCACAGTGATTGGTCAAAGAATGACTATGACTGGATGAGAGTGCGTGAGTGGATCAGTGCAAATCCATCAccactgctggaaaaaccactcTGGAACCCTATACATGGTTCAGAGGCATCAGTCAGCCTGTGTGGAAAAATAGGACAAAGATGTGTTTCTGTGTCCTTGATCTTTGACATTTAATTTTTGCAGTACAGAATTAGaactaaaatacaaaatagaatGTTTTTTAACATTGTCGACAATCaagtatttgagattttttttcctaatgaaacAAAGCTTTTAGGAAGTTTTATTGTAAATGAATAGAGTTAGCATATTGCTGTTTGGTTAATTCATTGACATCTAAGTTCTTTATTCCTGTCAGTTATGCATACTATATAAAGGTTGATTATTTCAGAAATCATTCAAATTGTCCTTTATTGTCTTTCAGATTTTGTATGGTTTATTCAGAATTGCCAAATTTCAGTGAACCTAACCCAGATTATCGAGGACAACAGAACAAAGGGGTAATTAATCCAAATGTATTGTCTGTTTTTATGATTAGGCTAATTTGACTGTGTAATATAATTCTATGGCTAGGTTTCCAAGCTTTTCATATCCTAAGTATAATGgagacagttttaaaaagaatcttttaaaggtcattttcattttatgtgtttTGTGAGTCTGTATAGGATCtgaaatggtgctgatgaacctatttgcagggaaggaatggagacaaaAACGTGGAAAATGGACTGATGGAcagagtgggggaaggagagggtgggacgaattgagcaAGTAGCATTGCGATATATACATTACCGTGTGTAAAACAgttaatgggaagctgctgtatgacacagggagcccagcctggcgctcTGTGACAGCCTTGGAGGGTGGGACTGGGTGactggtgggagggaggttcaaaagggaggggacacacacacacacacatacaatagtTATGTCAGATTtgagttgtacagcagaaatcaatacaacattgtaaagcaatttatcctccaattaaaaataaaatttaaaaattgttttaaaaagccttgaaattaaaaaaaaagaatggatgcattgttatatatttgttttgaaaTCTTCATTTGATTaagttaaaactttttttttacagGCACACAATGAACAGAAGAATAATTCCATGAATAATAGTAACAATGTGGGTACAGGTACATTTGGACCAAtgggtaagattttttttttttgggcgtATTTGTAATCAGGTATAAGAATTAAGGGAATCTCTTAtgcaaaaaaaattgtctttaggCAAAAATTAGAACTAAAAGGGAAAGTACTGTGAAAGAGGGAATTCTCAAATAACTAATTTTTCTAGAAAAAACTGATACCCTCTTAAGCTAATTTATTGTGCACATTCTGTATTTAAACATTTGGACCAGTTACTGGGAACACAGTGATTAAGAAATTAAGTTTTGATGATGCATTATGTTATTTCTTGTTGATTTTTACAGAATTTCtatagtaattattattatttttttaatagaaattctaGTAATTATTTACCAGGaagtcccctggtggctcaaaggttaaagcatctgcctgcaatgcaggagacctgggttagatccctgggtcaggaagatcccctggagaaggaaatggcaacccactccagtattcttgcctggagaatcccatggacggaggagcctggtgggctacagtccttggggtcgcaaagagttggacacgacggagcgacttcactttctttctttctttctagtagTTATTTATAGTAGATTCAGAATAACTGGTTATTTTTGTGTACTGAAAGCAGTTTATCCTCAGATTAATAGCTCACCTTAGTTTTTCATATGCTAATAGCTGGCCTTTACCCCTCAAAAACCCTCAAAGGTCAATGGCTCTTATATCCTTGTTAAAGGTCTTTTGAAGCCTTTATTCTTAAAGACTTAGGGAAAAGTCTGTTGTGATTGGAATTCATTAGGGTGGCTGAGGGCTTCTCTGGCTGCTTAGActgtagagaatccacctgcaatgcaggagacctgggttcaatccctgggttgggaagatcccctggagaaagggcatagcaacctattccactattcctgcctagagaatccccatggacagaggagcctggttggacTGAGGTCTGTAGggatgcagagttggacacagctgagcacacagcacagtgtgGCTGGAATTTACTTGACCTGTTGGCTACATGTTTTGGCACAGCTCTGATGATTGTTATGTTGTGGGAAACTttgctgttttttcctttaaaaagttagAATTATAGTCTCTCTCTTAAAACATTACTAACCTTATTTGAACCAAATGCCAATACTtatatactatttttcttttactttttccctcAATACAGGTAGTACATTATCTATGCTTTTTTCCTACTTTGTTACTATCTCATTCAGTTCCCCAAGTTGTTCTTTTCCCCTACTCCTTACTGATACAAGCATCAGTTAATACATTTGAAGTAAATACTCATTTGGAAAAACGTAGAActcacactgatttttttttccagtagtttacAAGTAAAGGTGTTTGTTTTCCATAATATTCTTATAAGCATTAATAGCATGTGTTGGAACTTCAAATAGATGTAATTCTGTctgaaaatgatgatttttttttatattctttcttagGAAATGGGGTTCAGACTGGCGCAGAAGCGAGGGGATGCCAATTTTCATATGCTGGTAGAAGCAATGGCCGGGGACCTATAAATCCACAGCTACCAGGAACAGCTAATAATCAAACAGTCATGACCACAATAAGTAATGGCAGGGACCCTCGGAGAGCCTTTAAAAGATGACCTATGCTAAATACTCACATGTAGTTTTTAAACTACATGCCCTACTTGAACACTTATTGcacttttatttattgttaactGTGAAAACTGtcctttatctgtttctttttatgtttttggtttgttAACAAGAGTGGTTTGTTTTTTATAGAAGAACTATTAAGCTGCTCGAGTCTCCTATTGAAGAATGGGAACACTCTGAAGAATAGGGGCATTTATTTTTAGAGCAAAAAGATCTTTGGATATCCTCTAAAAAACCTGCACCCATTTCATGGGTGAGTTACTTATGCCATCAGCATTTTAGCCTCTATGAGTCTGTCTTCTATataaattttgtaatatttaaaataaggctTAGTGGGAGATGTTCTTTTGTCTTAAATACAGATATTGCCAACTGAAGCAATAaccaccaaaaaaacaaaaatctggtCAATGTTAACAGCAATTTTTGAGTGTGACTCCAGGGAATGATTGACTTCTTGAGTGACTGCCATTAAGATTTTTCAAGGACTGAATCATCCTAAACTCGTATTTTATTACCAAAAAGCATATTCTTTATCAGAATTATGGAACAGAATGTGATCTGCATTATGAAAAATTTTTAGAAGGAATCTAAATTTATTTTAGGGTAGTCCTATTAATATTTATCAGCTTTGTGCATTACACTGAATGGAAATTTAAACCTGAGGccttgaatgtttattttttgaaactaCCGTGTCAAATATTGAAATTTAATTTGAGGGAGTTATAAAGTGATAGTAAACATTGATCTAACTTTTACAAATTATGGTAGATAAATATTATAGTGAAGGCAATTCAAATTGAATTTATGTAGAAATATTCAGTCTTATATAGGGTCCTGGGTACTTGCAGAAAATCGGCCTGGAGTGAAAATCCTACGTACGTACTTATTtgaagggagtgtgtgtgtgtgtttattgtcAAAATTTCTGAACACAATTCACAAAGCCTTATAAGCAGAAGTTAAGAAATGGCTCTCTCAAAGAAGCAAATACagctttatttagaaatataaaggTTAAATTTACTCATATGATGTTAAATGGTGTCCAGTTCCACTTTTCACTGTAGGGTGGATAACTGGAAAATTTTTCCTTTGTCAGAATTAAACTCTTCTTTAAAATTATCTCTTGAATAAAATTTGCATTAATGTTAACAGACCTACCTTATTTTTGCTCTTTTCATAATTTACAGTGGAGagccagtactttttttttttaactgtaactGAAGTCATGACTTCAGCCTGTGTGTGACTCCTTAGCTCTGTATTTAttactttgtcttttttctctcaCCTCAAATAGCAAAATAGTTTAAGTATGCTTTGTTTCCTGAAAGTGCCATGGCGTTTGAATATAAAAATCTGTGCCAGATATTTATTTGCTTTAATCCAGTTTCTAACAGCGTGCCACATATCAGGCACTGTGTCGGTAGTGTTAAGGGGTAAATGAAGTAATGAATAAGCTCAAGAAGTTTCTTTATGGTACTTAACTGACTGGGGATTATATGTTATAGAAATGTTTTCACATACTGATTATTATAGTTCATTTGGTTTTGTGGCTAGTATTTTTTCAAGATGTTCACAAAATTACAGATGTTTGAAGTAAAAAATtgcaaattagttttttttttttttttaaatctttaagggTAGGAGCCCCTAAGACTGAGTTATTTGTGGGAGATTAGTATTAAAGGTGATTTTGAATGAAAgaattttagagtttaaaaaaaaataatcaggtAATGGCTTGCTGAGATGCTAATCCTGGCCTGATTCTCTTCACCTGTGGTATTGGACACGCTGTTCACTTAAAACCTCTGTAAGCCTTAGGTTCCATTACTGTAAAAATAAGTAAGTGATATTACCCCTTTAGAgttatttaagatttttccaaGTGAATGATTAGAATGATTTCTAGCTCCTAATAAGCAGTCAAATGTTTGTTGTCTAATCATACctcaagaatagaaaaaaatgcagGAGTTAGGTGTGGAGTATTGTTACCCTTTAATGTGTTGAGATTAAGTAGAGAAAGACCTTACATTTTACTTTTGTGATTGATGTTTGCCTCAATAATTTAACCTTGCtgttctgtggggtttttttaaaaatcatttattaacaaatttcttttttcttaagggAAGCCTCCAAAACCAAAGCAAAGTGAGTTACAATTCATATTGAATATTTGCCTTCTCAGCCTGCTTGGACAGTACTCATCAAGAAGTTAAGAGGAAGAAAGATTCCTACCTTCCCCCTTCCTGGCGCTTTCAGCTAACAACTTCATAAGTTTAAACATCTACTGAAAACAAAGGCCATTTGGTATAGAAATACACACTACTGGGTTTGGGTCCCACTTTATCTTTCTAAGTCAGTTCTGAAGTGGATTGAAGTGAATTGAAGTCTCATTAGGCAGATGGCCCCTTCTCTCTGGGCAGGTTCTTTGGGGGGTTACTACAATACAGACTTGGAAACATGAAACCCATAAAGCAAGGTGATGTTACATATTAGTGAAGCCTGCAGTATGCTTTCCCATGGACATTTATGCCAACTCATTTTTGCTTGGTTCCTGTAGTTTTAgtaattgcattttaaatttgaGGACAGTTTAACTTGAGGTTCCCCTAAATAATTGTATCACTGAGAACCGAGTATTTGTcacttgtagttttattttttttaacattttaagagaaTGGTTTATTTGCTGGGTTGAGTAATAATGCCGAGGGAATGATACTAAAAACAAATAGATACGAGGTTAGTAAAATCAGTGATCTATAAAGAACATGTAATCAGAAAGTGGTTAACCAGCCCTAGAAAGTTTTCTCAGAAGGTACAAATTTGAGAGTATTTTACATCAGTCTTAAGACATAGTAGCAATTCTTAGTTTATATGGATCTGACATTCCAATTTAGTTACTGACATGCCTGCCTTTTTGTTATACCTTAATAATACCATTATCATAATGTACCATAATGATAGATTGCTCCAAGCAATTGTAGGCTGCCGTGACTCTTAATTAAAGAGATTTAATGTATTCACAAAGGTTCTAGaaacaacaaacaagaaaaccaCATGAAAAGCAGTTTTAACATAAGACTTTCACACCAAAGTTCGTTTATTCCTCTAGACTTGTTTTTGGAGTAGACTTGTTCTCAGctatgatacttttttttttttaatctacttttcCTTGTGTTAATTTGTTTTGTCCCCTATCCGATGGAAGTGAACATTTCTAGTAGAAGAGAGTCACAGTTGTTCTCTGGTACAGGATTAATGATGAGTAAAAGCAAATATACTTGGCCATAGTGACAATCTGAGTATTGAGGTTCCAGCCAATTATTAAATAGATGTTGGGGGAAACAACCCCACATTTCACAAAGTAGCCATAATGAC
The window above is part of the Bos javanicus breed banteng chromosome 2, ARS-OSU_banteng_1.0, whole genome shotgun sequence genome. Proteins encoded here:
- the NABP1 gene encoding SOSS complex subunit B2 isoform X3, translated to MAEEAGPTLTALGRTREEPGMLRARLSLVSAPWLPFPGGWRAGRRACRRRVTSQGAGRPEGPAGARARSAVGVWDAGCSVTRSLLRVRCYSPTLPGVRDGQGTRPCLCVSGTQDRGVLSLPFFLPFIQRRGQFSRLPSCRPVGSGVGVRSGSSFFLLNLTRDQNQRRP
- the NABP1 gene encoding SOSS complex subunit B2 isoform X1 encodes the protein MNGVRDPPLFIKDIKPGLKNLNVVFIVLEIGRVTKTKDGHEVRSCKVADKTGSITISVWDEIGGLIQPGDIIRLTRGYASMWKGCLTLYTGRGGELQKIGEFCMVYSELPNFSEPNPDYRGQQNKGAHNEQKNNSMNNSNNVGTGTFGPMGNGVQTGAEARGCQFSYAGRSNGRGPINPQLPGTANNQTVMTTIKELLSCSSLLLKNGNTLKNRGIYF
- the NABP1 gene encoding SOSS complex subunit B2 isoform X2, giving the protein MNGVRDPPLFIKDIKPGLKNLNVVFIVLEIGRVTKTKDGHEVRSCKVADKTGSITISVWDEIGGLIQPGDIIRLTRGYASMWKGCLTLYTGRGGELQKIGEFCMVYSELPNFSEPNPDYRGQQNKGAHNEQKNNSMNNSNNVGTGTFGPMGNGVQTGAEARGCQFSYAGRSNGRGPINPQLPGTANNQTVMTTISNGRDPRRAFKR